Genomic DNA from Lactuca sativa cultivar Salinas chromosome 8, Lsat_Salinas_v11, whole genome shotgun sequence:
AAGTCGTTAGCTTTTGTTCCTCTCTCCAGAATTAAAAACCTCTGAGAGGGTGTCTGCTCTGCTCCATCCGGCGCTGCCACTCCTTTTCCACCTCTCTCCCTTGCCGCCTTTGCAGAAAATTTGGTAAAGGAGCAAACGCATTCAAGTTTTTAGCGGCCGCTTTTGCAATTATTGCTCGACTCCACAATCACGTCGTACATACATAATTCATTGCATATACATACAACACTTCCTTTTCTCTCTATATAAAACTTCCATTTCTTTGAAGAAACAACCCAACATTTATTTGCATCTTCCAGGATCTAGGGACTACGGTAACGCGGTAAGAGCTTGTtagaatatatttttttgtttgtttggatCTGGAGTTTTTTGTTTCTGATTTTAGATCTGCCTCGATGATTTGACTAGATAATCGAAGAAATGTTGGGTGAAAAGCAAGCTGAGGAGTCGATAGTTCCGTCGAATTACAGCGAGACTGAAAATGGAGAAAGAGGCGGGAAAGGAGGAGATGGTGAATTCGAAGATCACTCTGTTTTCAGTATGAAAAATATACTATGGCATGGAGGCTCTGTTTGGGATGCTTGGTTTAGTTGTTCGTCAAATCAAGTAAAGCATACAACAATCCAACTCCATAATTAGATTCCTTCTTCACTTTAAACCGAATAATTGAAACCTGAACGTACATGTGTTTATGCAGGTGGCACAAGTGCTATTAACCCTTCCATATTCGTTTTCTCAATTGGGAATGGTATCAGGGATTGttcttcaaatcttctatggTCTTCTAGGAAGCTGGACTGCGTACCTTATCAGTGTCCTTTACGTTGAATACAGAGCTAGAAAAGAGAAGGAAAATGTTAACTTCAAAAACCATGTTATTCAGGTATACTTCTTCGATTCATCAACTTTTCCCAAACTTAATCACAATATTATCAATCTTCTTACACAATTGTTTTTAAATTTGTAGTGGTTTGAAGTTCTTGATGGATTGCTTGGGCCTTATTGGAAAGCAATAGGTCTAGCTTTCAACTGCACTTTTCTTCTCTTTGGCTCTGTAATACAACTTATAGCTTGTGCAAGGTATGTATTCATTGTGATCTTGTTTTTTTCGATAATTTTGATCAATGAAAATTTTGAGTAAtatcgatttttttttttgtttctacaAAATAACAGCAACATATACTACATAAATGATCATCTGGACAAGAGGACATGGACATATATTTTTGGAGCTTGCTGTGCAACCACTGTCTTCATTCCTTCATTCCATAACTACAGAATCTGGTCATTTCTGGGCCTTGGAATGACCACTTACACTGCGTGGTATATGGCGATTGCAGCTTTAATCCATGGCCAggttctctttctctctctaaaactcctTAATACACAATCTCCAATGCGTGATGCACAACTTGAAAGTTCTTTCCTTTTAGTGGATTCTATATTTGGAAAGATGAAATAAAGTCAGTGTAGTGATTTGAGAAACTCGGTTGTTGTGTACACATTGGAAACAATAAAAAGGCCAAATCGAGATCGATGTACAAATTAAACTCCACAATGTACAAGTTTTTGAAGAATTATTGTTCTGATTTGCTGTCTCTTTCATGGGAGTTGCAGGTTGATGGCGTTGAACATTCTGCTCCACAGAAGCTTGTGTTGTATTTCACCGGCGCCACCAATATTCTGTACACCTTCGGCGGACATGCTGTCACTGTGTAAGTCTATTTTTTTACACCCACCAACGTACAACCTTCAATGCATGGTGTACATCTGGACTTtattgaaaaatgtttttattatgAAGAAAGTTACGATTTTTATATTCTAATCTTTTAAATTAAATTCTAAGaactttatgttatgttattaattTTTGCCTTGTAaggaatattttttttaaaatatttggtTATTAATAGAATATTAAATTTAATGGTAAtcgaatttttttcttttttggaaaAATGGGTGTAAAAGCACCTTTTATTCTTCTTCTATAATCTATGCGCAGCTTTCGCCAGGTTGTCCGGGTGTTTGAACCTTAAAACACTTTACAATGAagattttgtttttttagtttaaaaaaaatccaaaaatcctaATACCAAATTCCAATTCTGaccttattatatatattttattaattctttattatttattatttatagtgAAATTATGCACGCGATGTGGAAACCCCAAAAGTTCAAGTATATTTACCTTCTTGCCACTCTCTATGTTTTCACACTAACCCTTCCATCATCCGCCGCCGTCTACTGGGCCTTCGGCGACGAGCTTCTCAACCACTCCAACGCCTTCTCCCTTCTTCCCAAAACCCGGTGGCGTGATGCTGCCGTCATTCTCATGCTCATTCATCAGGTAAAATTACCATTCTACCCCTTACCTACTTGTACTCTACAACCATGTAATGCAAATTACATCATGTTTACATTTTTACTGGGTTTTATTCGACAGTTTATTACATTTGGATTCGCATGTACGCCGTTGTATTTTGTGTGGGAGAAGGTAATAGGGATGCATGATACAAAGAGCATATGTTTACGGGCAGTAGCGAGGCTGCCCGTAGTTATACCCATATGGTTTTTAGCTATCATTTTTCCTTTCTTTGGACCCATCAATTCAGCAGTTGGGGCACTTTTGGTCAGCTTCACGGTCTACATCATCCCTGCCCTTGCCCATATGCTCACCTACAGAAAAGCATCTGCCCGACaggtaaaattaaaaaatatatatatattttcaattttatctataaaaaaaatttagataGTTTTTTGATACAGTGTCTTatctaaaaacatttttttttgatattGTGATTTgatttaaagtacaatgctataataacagttttaatttttttttacagaaTGCGGCTGAGAAGCCTCCGGGTTTCCTACCAAGCTGGACCGCAATGTATGTGATCAATGCCTTTGTGGTCGTATGGGTTTTAGTGGTTGGGTTTGGATTCGGTGGATGGGCGAGCATGACAAACTTTGTACGCCAGGTTGACACATTCGGTCTGTTTGCTAAGTGTTATCAGTGTAAACCTGCAGTGCCGCCTCCACCAAAACATTGACTCGATAATCATGAGTCAACTCGGAAGTAAacgagctttttttttttttttttttttttaattaatatttttgtattataGATGGGGAGCACAAATTATTTTCCCCTACATGTGATGTGTCGTGGAttgtttactatttttttttgtttgttttctttttaatttaagaAGTAGATTAAAAATATTTGTGATGATTGAGGATTCCAAGTGTTCGCTTAATTTAAATTCATGTTGCTTAGTTTTGTTATATTCCTCTTTTGCTGGATGGGCATctcattattgtttttttttttttggtcctAAAGTGAGTtctttttccttttatttatatggataatatttgtAATGGATTACGTTTTTGGCTAATAGAAAATAGGAAGAATAAGGTAAGATAGTGATTTGTGTTGCGCTTGTTTATTTCATTCGGATCGAGACCGATTTTAATGAGATAATGTTATAACTTTCTTTGACATAAAAAGATTAAACATGGTGAGACAATGACACTCATTATTTCTCATGTAAATGAATGACTACATTAATGTTCAAACATATGTCGATTGTCTTTTTATAAATTATCATATGCATATTAATAGTGCATATTAATAGATGAGGACGTTCTCCTATCACTTAACAATTTAAGCGTATCCGTTTATACTATTAAGTTAGAAAAGCCAATGTAGAAATTAAGGTCTTTAATGccattaagttaaaaaaaaaaactagttgtTGTTTTATAAAAGATATAAGCCAATAGGGGAGACCAAGGCAATAAATGCAAGATGGGCTTTGATAAATAAAAGAAAGATGTTGACAATACTAAGCAAGGGATCTTTAGATGGAATGGGCCTTGGTCCCTATTACTTCACTTCACTTCACATGGGTGCCACGTGACCCTTCTTTACTCTCGATCTTCTTTAATTCACTTCAAATCGAAGTATCAAACTAGGCACATGATTCGCAATCGGTGAACATGCATGAACCTTCTCATCCATATGCTCATTTCCAATCATCCCTCAACTATTGGAttctttattcttttatttttctttctttctaaaaggtaaataaataaaagttagtaTAAAAGACTATGTATAATGTTAGAAGGACATTGGGTTTGATTATGAATATCATGTTTAagcttttattgaattattagaGATGACTAGATGACTGAGTATGACTCTTGGcaaaaaaatcatattaaatGTAGTTTCTTGTGTTATATCAATGAATAAACGAACATGCAGGCCTTGAGtttaaattacatttttgttCATTGTCAATGAATTATTACTAATGTACGTGATTCAAAGTTTTAATTAGTTTAAAAAACAATATTGAGAATATAATTACGACTTAAAATTGGACACTAATTTGATAAAATATTATAAGTATGTAGAATGACCTATCAAATGTGATCATCGTAGAGAATAATCAACAATAGTGTACTATAAACAAAATATTGCTCTTATTTTTATTGATGACGAAGTACAAAACATATTAAAATCCAAGAATTAAGAATCTATGAAAATTTCCTGAAAAAGATAATAATCTATTAATGATTTTGGTGTCATCAATATTTTAGTATAGTTAAAATTCTATTTGAGATAGATGTGATTTCTATATGATGTGTTGCATAAGATGGGGTTTGGTTCTAAGTAGAGAACTTGGATTCAGGTGTTAAAAACAACTACTTTTGCTTATAACACTTAACAAAATCGAATCTAACTATGTAATATTCTTTTTAATGCTAACATTAAACCACTATtcaaagtaaaataaataaataaataaaaaaccttGAGTCCCTTGACATATATTTCgttaaaaacataaaattaaacaCATGTGCCTTATTGCACTTTAATTGGCCTTGAAAAACTAGATGCCCCTTCTCTTTTCCAAATAGCATCAAGAAGACTCAATGTGCTTCTTCCTTTTTTGTGATTTCCTTTTGTTTTCTTTGGCTTCATCAATGCTTTAGTCCACAATCTAGATGAGGAAAAATGTAATTAGGACAAATTACAAATCTTCAACTAATGAACTCAATATTCTAGGAAAAATGTAACTAGAAACATAATTAGGAAACAATGTAACTTTCATTTCCAGAAAAATAATTAGGAAAAAATGGAACTTTCATTTCCAGAAACATATCTTTACTTTtgaaaaatcccaaaaatatggtcaaaaaatttcgtttttaattataataaaacgATAGTTATCAAAcatcacataaaaatcataagtcgtgtatctcaaaatatcaaaaACATCTGTAAAATATATCAGaatataaacatcccaggctaacaaatggtgtgtgcactgcagtcatcctgagctctttcccttgctatcggaagtacctgaaaccaaaactgaaaactgtaagcacgaagcttagtaagtctccccaaactaccacataccatacatataatcccataatcacataataacataacacggGCCTTGCCCTGAAACATTCCTAAAaacacggtccaaaaatttcgttttgaaaACTATTATAAAACCATAAATCATCCATAATCATAAAGAAATCCATACatcatgtatctcaaaatgtCGTATCAAATATTGTGACAAAACATATGATAAAATATCAGAGTCTCAAAACAATCCCAGGCTGAAtgttatggtgtgtgccatgcgattaccccgagcccttcccttgctaccggaagtgcctgaaaccaaaactgaaactataagcatgaagcttaacgagtctccccaaactaccacataccatacaaatatcatacaactaggagatacgggccccacccactctcatggagattcgggccccgcccatacTCTGTTATCTAGGAGATTCGGGCACTGCCCACACTCCactgtctaggagattcgggccccgcccacactccgctgtccaggagattcgggccccgcccacaccccgctactaacatgcatacaagtatcatacagacaacaagtatatctaCCAAGTAATCACATATCTATGCTAAAGTAATACTAAGagaatcgggccccgcccacactcaactaataacatatcatatagatgggccgaccttggtgccttcgacccgtccATActaaaaggaaactcacctcgtatgattgACTATTGAAAATCTAAGTGAGGAATCCTTGTATGCTGCTACGACGACTCTCCGACTATAAATTTCATAATGACACTTAGTTAGAAACTGATGacccttcttagggtaaaatgaccattttacccccggtcaaagtcaacatcctggtcaaggTCAAGTTTCCAAGTTGACCAAAATCGTCGAGTCAGCCTTGTGACTTGTCGAGTTCTAGAATTTAACACCCAAGAATCGCGACTCGGCTCGCTGAGTCATCCTATGACTCGTTGATTTTCCAAGCTACTTATCATCATGATTGGTCGAACTGACTCGTCAAGTCATCCTTAGACtcgccactgcaccttcactagctcgacCCTTTTGTTCCTTAGCTCCTTCGTCTTGCGATCTAGAATCGCCACTGGCCTCTCTATGTAATTTAGGTTttcatcaacctaaatatccttTATGGGTACCACTGTTGAatcatccaccaagcacttccgTAGCTGGGAAACGTGGAATGTGCTGTGGATATGGTTGAGCTCTGCTGGAAGGTCCAACCGGTAAGCAACCTGACCCACTTGGGCCAACACCCTAAACGGAACAATGAACCTAGGGCCCATCTTGCCCCGCTTCCGAAACctaataacacccttccagggcgacacttttaggaggaccatgtcgcccacctgaaactccaaatctAAATgccgcttgtcggcgtagctcttctgctggCTCTAAGCCGTttggagcctgctccggacctgctgaatccgctccgtggtcttgagtactacctccataatccccatgaccctctgaccgacCTCACTTCAACAGATTGGGGCTCTCATGATGGGAATGGAGGACAAGGTCTTCTCTTTCTTTACCACTAGTTGACTGTTGTACATTGTCGTATCCAAGTCAGCAAGGGTGAAGTGGGAACCAAAATGGGTACTCTTGGATCCTAAGCAGAACAATAAATAACATAAGAAGTTAGGATCCTCCATAAAaaaatgaggaagaagaaattagGTTTCTTACTTTTCGACATGGAGACAGTGGTAGACGAACTTTCTTGATGATTGAATTGGTTGAGTTTGAATTACCTCTTTGATTCAGACAAAGTGAAAAAGATTTTGATCATTTTTCTGTATCTCCAGCGGGAGGAAATAATTCGTCGAACTTGAAGGCTGCAAAACATCAAATAAGATAAGAAAAGTGAATGTCAGGATCCTTAATGTAAAAATATGAAATCCTACCCTTCTTTATCTAGGATTATGGTAAAAGATTCCTGTCAGGAATCAAGTCACGTCTTATGAAGAAATACTTCCCTTTCCAAGCACCATCATTATGCTTGGACTTCAAAACACGGGGTAGTCTCTTAGTTTTGACCTTCACAAGGAAATGGGAGTTCCCAAAAGTCATAAGATCATAAATATAGGCTAGCTCATTTATGCCAACAGAAAGATTCCTGGAATGATTCAATTGATCAATCCAATAGAGGATCCTCCAAATCATTGGCATGACTTGAATGTGCAAGATTTTTGTGATCTCAAAAATTTCAGAAATGATTCTGGAGAAGGGGTTAGAGAGTCCTAGGGTGAAAGGATACTCAGGGAGACAAACCCAAGTAAAAGAAACGAAATCAGGCTGAATCCTGGCATTGAAAGCCCTAAAAACGATACCGATAGGAAAAGTTTCGGCCGACTTCAAGAtctcgatgtcatcatcggtgaAGGTACAAGTATAAGACAAGACCTTCTGATCCATGAAATCATCACTGGGTATAGCAATGATGCTTGCACGAGATCGAGTTGCTTTCATGACCATGATCGAAATTGAATAGGGACGAAAACAAAAAGGAAACGAGAAAAGTACCTTCGAATGATATTTGATTAACGTTGGAAATAAGAGCTAAAAGAGTAAGATAAAACTGAAAGGTtaggtgtaacgtcccaaaattcaagactaaaatttcttttaataaaatattacttaaagtaaaatcgtCGATTCAAAGCATAATCaagtaatagttttcaaaacacatgttcattatcagagtactacatcccaggctgtctaaaatatggtgtgtgccatgcgatcatcccgagctccgtcatccgctaccggaagttcctgaaaccaaaattgaaaaccctaagcacgaagcttagtgagttgcccaccctaccacataccatgcaaacatacaacatacatactgccaggctattctggggtgcctgactaccctgtacgaccattctggggtatcgactacccgtgcggccattctggggtgccgactatccgtgtcaagccattctggggtgctgactacccgtgtcaagccattctggggtgctaactacccgtcggtcctaacaaccgatcctcggggactatttcaccccttactgcTACTAGCACATATGtcgtaacataacatattatcagacatatctggggtgtctgacctacccttcggtcctaacaaccgaactctactactatcacatacaaatatcataacgtaacagattatcagacatatatggggtgtctgaactacccttcggtcctaacaaccgaacttggggactggtcccctcctactacctctatcgcatataacataacaggccagcatgcaaacatatcatcacatattgtcagacgtttctggggtgtctgactaccctccggtcctaacaaccgaactctactgatgagCCAGGGAGcctcgtccatgctcctactgatagtgagatacgggcccagcctgcactcactctttccctaacttgggcctcgctcCTGAtatgctgctaatgagatgtggaacaccatccacactctgttattggtgaggtacgggacctcgcccacaatCGCCAccctaccaagcacatacaagtatcacacagacaacaagtataaactatcacataaaccattccttgggcacccgcccgctaacattggacctcgtcctgaacaacatactagcatacgatgcctagggctaaccctcgggtcttctactcatatctacatgggccggcattgtggccgtaaacccattcacacaaagggaaactcacctgcactggctgaattggttgatgaacccactagctgctgcccgacaactctctgaactcctgctccactcgctccccgagctaccaatgtcaaagcaacactgagtctaactgaccctcgaaagactaccaagtcaactctagtcaaagtcaaagtcctggtcaaattcaaccttccaagtcaaccctactcgtcgagtcaccctactgactcgccgagttcataagttccgagtccttccactcgcgactctactcgccaagtcagtccatgactcgccgagtctaccgatttccgagtcctgacctgtccaactctccgagtctccattcgactcactgattcgagtctcaactcgaagggtttggggttccgcgacctgactcgccgagtccaagaacagactcgccgagtacaaggcaatcttcatccaactcgccgagttcatgcccaacttcatccgactcgacgagctgttcatcccactcgtcgagttcctcctcatcttcaagctactcgccgagtccactcaaaggactcgccgagtccatccggtccttgatacatgcagaggacttttgagtcatgctgggactcaaatctgtagatctacccttcccaagcctattcctcacgtaaagttgcaaactttacgtgtagagaaggagatctaggaaaaatacaccataaactagggtttaaggcaaggaggctccataatcaactcaagggctgctactttatgcttctcaagaccataatatgcttagatctgaagtagcaactttggatctggcttctaactcaaaataataacattatggctaaaaagccccaacaaccacacaaagatctaggtgcaaaaagggtctaggaactagtttattacctccaaatgctcagaatgaactcacaatcccagatctatagtcccttcttgctcctccaagttccttcttccttctccaagctttaatgcaacttccaaggcaacaaatggctcaaaaagaggatatggcggctagggtttaatgttctgggtgaaagaggcagtaaaggaaccctaggggagagaatgaggcgcttaaataggctccaagtcccgaatttagggtttttcttGCACataccaaactcgccgagtccacttggccgactcgccgagttggtcacttacacctcgacccggatcccgctcggactcgccgagtccctccttggactcgccgagtcgacccctaagcttagggttttctttcctttcttggccttcaaaactttgggtgttacaactctcccccacttaaactaaacttcgtcctcgaagtttgccatggcccaccgcctgcgatctgcctccattacccaccaattatcccaacaccagctgcctaccttcgttggtcttccacctggtcattctgactaacataaaCCTCGCGGTTAAACCTTGGGTCAAACCTGACCCTGTACAActtagaaacacaacttactcaaccgacaatccttctagtactcaccgagtactacactgaacctataggggttcaccccttctttccttacgtaaattccttgccttcccaaggcaaagctccatatccaactatttcctctgacactgtgaaggtcctatccttcaccaactccatcacccccgctatTCCCATAATGGGTAATCACCGTCAGTAATcactgacactcctctctgccaaaacttggtgt
This window encodes:
- the LOC111884070 gene encoding auxin transporter-like protein 2, with the translated sequence MLGEKQAEESIVPSNYSETENGERGGKGGDGEFEDHSVFSMKNILWHGGSVWDAWFSCSSNQVAQVLLTLPYSFSQLGMVSGIVLQIFYGLLGSWTAYLISVLYVEYRARKEKENVNFKNHVIQWFEVLDGLLGPYWKAIGLAFNCTFLLFGSVIQLIACASNIYYINDHLDKRTWTYIFGACCATTVFIPSFHNYRIWSFLGLGMTTYTAWYMAIAALIHGQVDGVEHSAPQKLVLYFTGATNILYTFGGHAVTVEIMHAMWKPQKFKYIYLLATLYVFTLTLPSSAAVYWAFGDELLNHSNAFSLLPKTRWRDAAVILMLIHQFITFGFACTPLYFVWEKVIGMHDTKSICLRAVARLPVVIPIWFLAIIFPFFGPINSAVGALLVSFTVYIIPALAHMLTYRKASARQNAAEKPPGFLPSWTAMYVINAFVVVWVLVVGFGFGGWASMTNFVRQVDTFGLFAKCYQCKPAVPPPPKH